Part of the Novosphingobium sp. KA1 genome is shown below.
GGGTGCCCGAATCCACGCCCGGCGGGATTTCCACTTCCAGCGTCTGCGGACGGTCCACCCGGCCCTCGCCGCCGCAGGCGCGGCACGGCTTCTCGATAACCTCACCCCGGCCGTGGCAGGTCGGGCAGGTGCGTTCCACCACAAAGAAGCCCTGCTGCGCGCGCACCTTGCCGTGGCCGGCGCACATGTTGCAGGTGCGCTTGCCGGTGCCGGGTTCGGCGCCGGTGCCCTTGCAGGGCTCGCACCCCTGCGAGACCTCGATGGTGATCTCGGTCGACTTGCCATGGAACGCCTCGTCGAGGCTGACCTCCATGTCGTAGCGCAAGTCGGCGCCGCGACGCGCCTGCTGGCGACCGCCGCCACCGCTGCCGAAGGCGCTGCCGAAGATGGATTCGAAGATATCGCCGATGTCGCCGAACTCGGCCCCCATGCCGGGGCCGCCGCCACCGCCCATCCCTTGCTGGAACGCGGCATGGCCATAGCGATCGTAGGCCGCCCGCTTCTGCGGGTCCTTGAGGCAGTCATAAGCCTCGTTGATCTGCTTGAAGCGCGCTTCGGCTTCGTTATCGCCGGGGTTCTTGTCCGGGTGATAACGCATGGCAAGGCGGCGATAGGCCGACTTCAGCACCTTGTCGTCGGCGGTGCGCTCGCACTCGAGCAGTTCGTAATAGTCGATTTCGGTAGCTGACACGTCTCGTTATTCCCCGCGTGCAACCTGGCCGCCACCGTCACCCCTGGCAACGATGGCGGCCACGCTAGTCATGAGGACCGATCAGCCCTTGTTTTCGTCGACTTCCGAGAACTCGGCATCGACAACATCGTCGTCACCGGCCGGAGCAGCGTCCGGCGAAGCGGCCGAGGCCTGCTCCTTCTCGTAGATGGCCTGGCCCATCTTCATGGCGACTTCGGTCAGGGCCTGCGCCTTGGCGGTGATGTCGGCGGGTTCACCGCCTTCGATCGCTGCCTTGGTCGCGGCGATGGCCGCCTCGACTTCCGACTTCAGGCCGGCGTCGATCTTGTCGCCATGCTCGGCGATCTGCTGCTCGGTCGCGTGGACGAGGCTGTCGGCGTTGTTCTTGGCCTCGGCGGCCTCACGACGCTTCTTGTCCTCTTCGGCAAACTTCTCGGCATCCTTGACCATCTGGTCGATGTCGGAATCCGACAGACCGCCCGAAGCCTGGATGCGGATCTGCTGTTCCTTGCCGGTGCCCTTGTCCTTGGCCGAAACGTTGACAAGGCCGTTGGCATCGATGTCGAAGGTGACTTCGATCTGCGGCACGCCGCGGCGTGCCGGCGGGATGCCGACGAGGTCGAACTGACCCAGCAGCTTGTTGTCCTGCGCCATCTCGCGCTCGCCCTGGAACACGCGGATGGTCACCGCCTGCTGGTTATCCTCGGCGGTCGAGTAGACCTGGCTCTTCTTGGTCGGGATCGTCGTGTTGCGGTCGATCATCTTGGTCATGATGCCGCCCAGCGTCTCGATGCCCAGCGACAGCGGGGTCACGTCGAGCAGCAGCACGTCCTTGACGTCGCCCTGAAGCACACCGGCCTGGATCGCCGCGCCCATGGCGACGACTTCGTCCGGGTTCACGCCCGTGTGGGGCTCCTTGCCGAAGAAGTCCTTCACCACGTCACGCACCTTGGGCATGCGGGTCATGCCGCCCACGAGCACGACGTCGTCGATCTCCTTGGCCGAGATGCCGGCGTCGGCCAGCGCCTTGCGGCAGGGTTCGAGCGTACGCTGGATCAGGTCCGCAACCATCTTCTCGAGGTCCGAACGGGTGATCGTTTCCACGAGGTGCAGCGGGGTGGTGGCGCCGCCTTCCATGCGTGCGGTGATGAAGGGCAGGTTGACCTCGGTCGTCGCGGTGGACGACAGTTCGATCTTTGCCTTCTCGGCCGCTTCCTTCAGGCGCTGCAGAGCGAGCTTGTCGGTCCGCAGGTCCATGCCTTCCTTGGCCTTGAACTTGTCGGCCAGCCATTCGACGACCTTGGTGTCGAAGTCTTCACCGCCGAGGAAGGTGTCGCCGTTGGTCGACTTCACTTCGAACACCCCGTCGCCGATCTCGAGGATCGAGACGTCGAAGGTACCGCCGCCAAGGTCGTAGACGGCGATGGTCTTGCCGTCCTGCTTGTCGAGACCATAGGCGAGCGCGGCCGCGGTCGGCTCGTTGATGATGCGCAGCACTTCAAGACCGGCGATCTGGCCGGCGTCCTTGGTCGCCTGGCGCTGTGCGTCGTTGAAGTAGGCGGGCACGGTGATGACGGCCTGCGTCACGGTCTCGCCGAGGTACGATTCGGCGGTTTCCTTCATCTTCTGCAGCGTGAAGGCCGAGATCTGCGACGGGCTGTAGTCTTCGCCGCCGGCCTGGACCCAGGCGTCGCCGTTCTTGCCCTTGACGATGTGGTACGGAACCAGCTCGGTGTCCTTCTTGGTCACCGGGTCGTCGAAGCGGCGGCCGATGAGGCGCTTCACCGCGAAAATCGTGTTGTCGCCGTTGGTCACGGCCTGGCGCTTCGCAGGCTGCCCGATCAGGCGCTCACCATCCTTGGTGAAAGCGACGATCGAGGGCGTGGTGCGCGCACCTTCGGAATTCTCGATGACCTTCGGCTTGCCGCCGTCCATCACGGCGACGCAGCTGTTGGTGGTGCCGAGGTCGATACCAATTACTTTTGCCATTATCCCCATTCCTCACGTCAGTGGATGACACCGCGCGGATGGCCTCCCTCGAAAGAGGCAAGGCGGCTTGCACGGCTCGATGACGTTCAAAGTCGTCGATGCGGCATATAGGTGCGGTTTATCTTGGAACAAGAGCGTTGCGATGGCATTAGGCACGCGAAATTTTCATGGCCCGGCAAAACCATGCCGGACCAGCCAGAAGCCCGGATTTCGAGAAGGATTCCTCCCCGTGGACAAATGCCGCTCGCTCAGCCTGATCGCCGCCGCCCTGATCGTTTCGCTGTCAGGCTGCAAGCAGGAGGCACCGGCGACAACGGATAGTGCCAGCACCGCCGCTTCCGAAGCTGGCGCCGGAGTTTCCGCGCGTGACGGCAAGCTGATGCTGCCTGCCGTGGCCGGACGCCCGGGTGCGGCCTACTTCACCGTGCGCAACGACAGCAGCATCGCAGCCGCGCTCACCGGCGTCGCCATTGCCGGGGCCGGCAAGGCCCAGATGCACGAGACCAGCGGCGGGTCGATGAAGGCGGTCGATTCGCTGCCGATCGCGCCCGGCGCCGAGATCGAGTTCGCCCCTGGCGGGCTTCATGTCATGGTCTTCGACCTTTCCCCCACACTGAAGGCGGGTCAGTCGACCGACCTGACGCTGACTTTCGCGAACGGCGAAACACTCAAGATGCCGGTCATGATCGACAGTATCGGCGGCAGCGGCGACGACATGGAAGGCATGGGGCCGATGACCGCGCCCAGTAGCACCGCCAGCAGCGCCGCCACTGCGGCAACCGGGCACGATCATGGCAGCCAGGGCCACGGCGGCCACGATGCAGCAAAGAGCGATGCCATGGCCTCGATGCCCGGGATGGATCACTGATCACCCAAAGCCCCAGCGCCGCCTGCCCGGTGGGCGGCGAACGGCCACTGACCCAGGGCGAATGCACACTCGTCGCGGACGTGTTCGGGACCGCCATCGACTGCACGCCGGTGCGCATCCGGCGGCGGCGCTGGTTTCCCTTCCAGCCCGCCAACGTCGTGATGGCGCCTTGCGGGCACTTGCACTTCCATCCGCGCTCGCCGCTCTACCACGACGACTTCGCGTCGGCCTCGCCGCTGCTGCAAGGATTGTTCATCCACGAGATGGTGCATGTCTGGCAGGCACAGAACAAGGGGCGCTGGTACCTGCCGCTGATGCGCCATCCGCTATGCCGGTACGACTACACCCTGAGGCCGGGCTGGCCGCTCGGCCGCTACGGCATCGAGCAACAGGCGGAGATTGTCCGCCACGCCTTTCTGCTCAGGCGCGGATGGCAGGTGCCCGGCGCCGTCTCGCTGGACAGCTACCGGGCGATCCTGCCGTTCTGAGCGACCGTCAGCAGCGGCGATCCCAGTAGCGTCGACCGTCGCGGTCGTAACGATAGCAGCCGTCGTTCTTCTTCTGGG
Proteins encoded:
- the dnaJ gene encoding molecular chaperone DnaJ; this translates as MSATEIDYYELLECERTADDKVLKSAYRRLAMRYHPDKNPGDNEAEARFKQINEAYDCLKDPQKRAAYDRYGHAAFQQGMGGGGGPGMGAEFGDIGDIFESIFGSAFGSGGGGRQQARRGADLRYDMEVSLDEAFHGKSTEITIEVSQGCEPCKGTGAEPGTGKRTCNMCAGHGKVRAQQGFFVVERTCPTCHGRGEVIEKPCRACGGEGRVDRPQTLEVEIPPGVDSGTRIRLAGKGEAGPFGAPPGDLYIFLHVKRHKVFERDGTSLLTQVPITFTTAALGGSIEIPGIDGETISLDIPAGIQSGKQLRKRGAGMPVLQGRGRGDLVIEITVETPTKLSARQKEILRELQSTETGEECPGSKGFFDRIKEAWNDLTE
- a CDS encoding vgr related protein, yielding MGGERPLTQGECTLVADVFGTAIDCTPVRIRRRRWFPFQPANVVMAPCGHLHFHPRSPLYHDDFASASPLLQGLFIHEMVHVWQAQNKGRWYLPLMRHPLCRYDYTLRPGWPLGRYGIEQQAEIVRHAFLLRRGWQVPGAVSLDSYRAILPF
- the dnaK gene encoding molecular chaperone DnaK, whose translation is MAKVIGIDLGTTNSCVAVMDGGKPKVIENSEGARTTPSIVAFTKDGERLIGQPAKRQAVTNGDNTIFAVKRLIGRRFDDPVTKKDTELVPYHIVKGKNGDAWVQAGGEDYSPSQISAFTLQKMKETAESYLGETVTQAVITVPAYFNDAQRQATKDAGQIAGLEVLRIINEPTAAALAYGLDKQDGKTIAVYDLGGGTFDVSILEIGDGVFEVKSTNGDTFLGGEDFDTKVVEWLADKFKAKEGMDLRTDKLALQRLKEAAEKAKIELSSTATTEVNLPFITARMEGGATTPLHLVETITRSDLEKMVADLIQRTLEPCRKALADAGISAKEIDDVVLVGGMTRMPKVRDVVKDFFGKEPHTGVNPDEVVAMGAAIQAGVLQGDVKDVLLLDVTPLSLGIETLGGIMTKMIDRNTTIPTKKSQVYSTAEDNQQAVTIRVFQGEREMAQDNKLLGQFDLVGIPPARRGVPQIEVTFDIDANGLVNVSAKDKGTGKEQQIRIQASGGLSDSDIDQMVKDAEKFAEEDKKRREAAEAKNNADSLVHATEQQIAEHGDKIDAGLKSEVEAAIAATKAAIEGGEPADITAKAQALTEVAMKMGQAIYEKEQASAASPDAAPAGDDDVVDAEFSEVDENKG
- a CDS encoding copper chaperone PCu(A)C; translated protein: MDKCRSLSLIAAALIVSLSGCKQEAPATTDSASTAASEAGAGVSARDGKLMLPAVAGRPGAAYFTVRNDSSIAAALTGVAIAGAGKAQMHETSGGSMKAVDSLPIAPGAEIEFAPGGLHVMVFDLSPTLKAGQSTDLTLTFANGETLKMPVMIDSIGGSGDDMEGMGPMTAPSSTASSAATAATGHDHGSQGHGGHDAAKSDAMASMPGMDH